A stretch of Malus sylvestris chromosome 11, drMalSylv7.2, whole genome shotgun sequence DNA encodes these proteins:
- the LOC126591424 gene encoding uncharacterized protein LOC126591424 has translation MEIPRSSSMALLLLSIVVLPNFFCVCSAIESPQYSVVHSESDFEIRLYRLTPWMSAPVKDISFEKATKNGFHRLFQYIQGANLNFSRIAMTAPVLTSIVPGAGPLHSSAYFVRFYLPTKFQSTPPTPLPELNLKSYTWDSHYIAVRKFSGFARDTNIVKEAEKLASSLSRSPWANSTSAESSYAYSIAQYNSPFRFIGRVNEVWVDVNASGVDGYKSSAIATY, from the exons ATGGAGATTCCAAGGTCGTCATCAATGGCGCTGCTGCTACTGTCCATCGTCGTCCTCCCAAACTTTTTCTGCGTATGCAGCGCGATCGAGTCGCCTCAGTACTCCGTGGTTCACTCGGAATCCGACTTCGAGATCAGACTCTACAGACTAACCCCCTGGATGTCTGCTCCTGTTAAAGACATCTCCTTCGAGAAAGCCACCAAAAATGGCTTCCACAG GCTGTTCCAGTACATCCAAGGTGCCAATTTGAACTTCTCTCGGATTGCAATGACAGCGCCTGTTTTGACAAGCATAGTCCCAGGAGCTGGGCCCCTTCACTCGTCGGCCTATTTTGTAAGATTCTACTTGCCTACGAAGTTCCAAAGTACCCCTCCCACACCCCTCCCCGAACTCAACTTGAAATCCTATACATGGGATAGTCATTACATTGCCGTCAGGAAGTTCTCTGGGTTCGCAAGAGATACAAACATTGTGAAAGAGGCAGAGAAACTTGCCAGCAGCTTGAGCAGGTCTCCATGGGCAAACTCTACATCAGCAGAAAGTAGCTACGCTTACTCAATTGCACAGTACAACTCCCCATTCCGATTTATTGGTCGTGTGAATGAAGTTTGGGTTGATGTCAATGCATCTGGAGTGGATGGCTATAAATCCAGCGCAATAGCTACGTATTGA